A genomic window from Variovorax paradoxus includes:
- the phnA gene encoding phosphonoacetate hydrolase, with amino-acid sequence MKPDSLEVNARSYRWMSRPVVVVCVDGCEPAYLDAAIAAGVAPYIERMRKTGADLLADCVVPSFTNPNNLSIVTGAPPAVHGICGNYFFDRELGQEVMMNDPKYLRAGTVLAAFADAGASLAVVTAKDKLRKLLGHRMKGICFSSEKADQATIEENGIDGVVEMVGMPVPSVYSAELSEFVFAAGVKLMESRRPDLMYLSTTDYVQHKAAPGSPAANAFYAMMDGYLAQLDALGATIVLTADHGMNDKHDADGAPKVIYLQDVLDDWYGKDQARVILPITDPYVVHHGALGSFATVYAPDEARVPGWIERIQRLPGMELVLSRKDAAARFELPPDRIGDIVVVSEQSTVIGTSASRHDLSALEVPLRSHGGVSEQRVPLICNRPVTGIAASRRLRNFDALDLALNHAQ; translated from the coding sequence ATGAAACCCGACTCGCTGGAAGTCAATGCCCGCAGCTACCGCTGGATGAGCCGCCCCGTCGTGGTGGTGTGCGTCGACGGCTGCGAGCCTGCGTATCTCGATGCCGCCATCGCAGCCGGCGTAGCCCCGTACATCGAGCGCATGCGCAAGACCGGAGCCGACCTGCTGGCCGACTGCGTGGTGCCCTCCTTCACCAACCCGAACAACCTGTCCATCGTCACCGGCGCACCACCGGCCGTGCACGGCATCTGCGGCAACTACTTCTTCGACCGCGAACTCGGCCAGGAAGTCATGATGAACGACCCCAAGTACCTGCGCGCAGGCACCGTGCTCGCAGCCTTCGCCGACGCAGGCGCCTCGCTCGCGGTGGTCACCGCCAAGGACAAGCTGCGCAAGCTGCTGGGCCACCGCATGAAGGGCATCTGCTTTTCCTCCGAGAAGGCCGACCAGGCCACCATCGAGGAGAACGGCATCGACGGCGTGGTCGAGATGGTCGGCATGCCCGTGCCCTCGGTGTACAGCGCAGAGCTGTCGGAGTTCGTCTTCGCCGCAGGCGTGAAGCTCATGGAATCGCGCCGCCCCGACCTGATGTACCTGTCGACCACCGACTACGTGCAGCACAAGGCCGCCCCCGGCAGCCCCGCGGCCAACGCCTTCTACGCCATGATGGACGGCTACCTCGCGCAGCTCGATGCGCTGGGCGCCACCATCGTGCTCACGGCCGACCACGGCATGAACGACAAGCACGACGCGGACGGCGCCCCCAAGGTCATCTACCTGCAGGACGTGCTCGATGATTGGTACGGCAAGGATCAGGCACGCGTGATCCTGCCGATCACCGACCCGTACGTGGTGCACCACGGCGCGCTGGGCTCCTTTGCCACGGTGTACGCCCCCGACGAGGCCCGCGTGCCGGGCTGGATCGAGCGCATCCAGCGCCTGCCGGGCATGGAGCTGGTGCTCTCGCGCAAGGACGCGGCCGCGCGCTTCGAGCTGCCGCCGGACCGCATCGGCGACATCGTGGTGGTCAGCGAGCAGAGCACGGTCATCGGCACCTCGGCCAGCCGGCATGACCTGTCGGCGCTGGAAGTGCCGCTGCGCTCGCACGGCGGGGTGTCGGAGCAGCGGGTGCCGCTGATCTGCAACCGGCCCGTCACCGGTATCGCTGCCAGCCGCCGGCTGCGCAACTTCGATGCGCTGGACCTTGCGCTGAACCACGCCCAATAA
- the phnY gene encoding phosphonoacetaldehyde dehydrogenase, protein MSQAILKPGTVHREALRIAGERIHRDRTIDVTYPYTGEVIATVPKATLEDVRVAYKIARDYKPTLTRYERYKILMRAGEIIASRLDEISRVITMESGLCRKDSLYEVGRASDVLLFAANQALVDDGQVFSCDLTHHGKSRKVYTLREPLQGVVTAITPFNHPLNQVIHKVAPSIATNNRMVLKPSEKTPLTAFILADILYEAGLPPPMLSVITGDPREIADEMLTSADVDLVTFTGGVAIGKYIAGKAVYKRQILELGGNDPIIVMEDADVEEAATLAASGSYKNSGQRCTAIKRMLVHEAVADRFVELLLAKTKALKYGDPMDPATDMGTVIDEAAAIQFEAVVNEAIKAGAKLLYGNVRSGALYSPTVLDHVDPGMTVAKHETFGPVSPVIRFKTIEDAIRISNGTAYGLSSAVCTNRMDYITRFIRELNVGSVNVREVPGYRLELTPFGGIKDSGLGYKEGVLEAMKSFTNTKTYSLPW, encoded by the coding sequence ATGAGCCAAGCCATCCTGAAGCCAGGCACCGTCCACCGCGAGGCCCTGCGCATTGCCGGCGAGCGGATTCACCGCGACCGCACGATCGACGTCACCTACCCCTATACCGGCGAAGTGATCGCCACCGTGCCCAAGGCCACGCTCGAAGATGTTCGGGTGGCCTACAAGATCGCACGCGACTACAAGCCCACCCTCACGCGCTACGAGCGCTACAAGATCCTGATGCGCGCGGGCGAGATCATCGCCTCGCGCCTGGACGAGATCTCGCGCGTGATCACGATGGAGTCGGGCCTGTGCCGCAAGGACTCGCTGTACGAGGTGGGCCGCGCCTCCGACGTGCTGCTGTTCGCGGCCAACCAGGCGCTGGTGGACGACGGCCAGGTGTTCTCCTGCGACCTCACGCACCACGGCAAGAGCCGCAAGGTCTATACGCTGCGCGAGCCGCTGCAGGGCGTGGTCACGGCCATTACGCCGTTCAACCACCCGCTGAACCAGGTGATCCACAAGGTGGCGCCGTCCATTGCCACCAACAACCGCATGGTGCTCAAGCCCAGCGAGAAGACGCCGCTCACCGCCTTCATCCTGGCCGACATCCTGTACGAGGCGGGCCTGCCGCCGCCGATGCTGTCGGTGATCACGGGAGACCCGAGGGAGATTGCCGACGAGATGCTCACCAGCGCCGACGTGGACCTGGTCACCTTCACGGGGGGCGTGGCCATCGGCAAGTACATCGCGGGCAAGGCGGTGTACAAGCGCCAGATCCTGGAGCTGGGGGGCAATGATCCGATCATCGTGATGGAAGATGCGGACGTCGAGGAGGCGGCCACGCTGGCGGCCAGCGGCTCGTACAAGAACTCGGGCCAGCGCTGCACGGCGATCAAGCGCATGCTGGTGCACGAGGCGGTGGCGGACCGGTTCGTGGAGCTGCTGCTGGCCAAGACGAAGGCCCTGAAGTACGGCGACCCGATGGACCCGGCCACGGACATGGGCACGGTGATCGACGAGGCGGCGGCGATCCAGTTCGAGGCGGTGGTCAACGAGGCGATCAAGGCGGGTGCGAAGCTGTTGTACGGCAATGTGCGTAGCGGCGCGCTGTATTCGCCGACGGTGCTCGACCATGTGGACCCCGGGATGACGGTGGCCAAGCACGAGACCTTCGGGCCGGTCTCGCCGGTGATCCGCTTCAAGACGATCGAAGACGCGATCCGCATCTCCAACGGCACGGCCTACGGGCTGTCTTCTGCGGTGTGCACGAACCGCATGGACTACATCACGCGCTTCATCCGCGAGCTGAACGTGGGCAGCGTCAATGTGCGCGAGGTGCCGGGCTACCGCCTGGAGCTCACGCCCTTCGGCGGCATCAAGGACTCGGGCCTGGGGTACAAGGAAGGCGTGCTCGAGGCCATGAAGAGCTTTACCAATACCAAGACTTATTCGTTGCCGTGGTAG
- a CDS encoding histidine-type phosphatase, translating to MPPGTGTSTTPTNPGNTTTTSGVVVGSYFVNAKVCLDLNSNGRCDAGEPSTRSDKQGGFTLAGSGAGIVAEIGTDATELDPSIPSSRPVTSALVLRAPKEAPGVVDFESTAVVAEMEANGLDFKTAAGKVAISVGVVASKLLGDINTETDPVAKAALKAASDEGLQRIRDALASAANTDDVKAVVTAAALTDRYYQTKAPYRPQQDVSTYEAAPAGFSPVYTEVVARHGSRGLSGLKYDLAVYNMWKKAQDDGALTPLGEKLGPDVLKIMKANFLLGYGVAGISTPGYGNETQVGINEHTQLAARLVQRLPAYWKQIGDNAGSAPRQIVTVTSGVDRAVDSGNFFVQSLKATQPALAPLLTYPPAPAPYPDNGTAVSQPVGTNRFLLYFHKLVKATDLVTNTTDPLYTTYQASLAYQNYKSNDADLLAKQSGLTVTPEAAAAGRLLLERLFAKSFVDKIANGTYSFSNSGSFSYTSDDGKFAPSLSGDGKTSIKSPGDAGALLYELYVIAPAMRGEAGVDFTAYMPAAQAKFFAALNDGSDFYDKGPGMTEKGDITSRMSQILVDDMFNEVDAIARGDRSHAAKLRFTHAEIMMPFAVRMGLKGVDQSVPKASSFSYDSNTWRGEYVSPMAANMQWDVFADGGGKLLVRMLYNEKETDFKAACDTAKAAGTAHYYDYTGLKACYGHVAQ from the coding sequence TTGCCCCCAGGCACCGGGACTTCGACAACGCCGACCAACCCGGGCAACACGACGACCACCAGCGGGGTGGTTGTCGGCAGCTACTTCGTCAACGCCAAGGTCTGCCTGGATCTCAACTCCAACGGCCGCTGCGATGCGGGTGAGCCGTCCACCCGATCGGACAAGCAGGGCGGCTTCACGCTTGCCGGCTCGGGCGCGGGCATCGTGGCAGAGATCGGCACCGATGCCACCGAGCTCGATCCATCCATCCCCTCTTCCAGGCCGGTGACTTCAGCGCTCGTGCTGCGTGCGCCGAAGGAAGCGCCGGGCGTTGTCGACTTCGAATCGACCGCGGTGGTCGCGGAGATGGAAGCCAACGGGCTCGACTTCAAGACCGCTGCGGGCAAGGTGGCGATCTCTGTCGGCGTGGTCGCGTCGAAGCTACTCGGCGACATCAACACCGAGACCGACCCTGTTGCCAAGGCCGCGCTCAAGGCCGCGTCCGACGAGGGCCTGCAGCGCATCCGCGATGCGCTCGCATCGGCCGCGAACACTGACGACGTCAAGGCGGTGGTAACGGCCGCTGCCCTGACGGACCGCTACTACCAGACCAAGGCGCCGTACCGCCCGCAGCAGGATGTCAGCACCTACGAGGCGGCGCCTGCGGGCTTCTCGCCGGTCTACACCGAGGTGGTTGCGCGCCACGGTTCGCGCGGGCTCTCGGGCCTCAAGTACGACCTTGCGGTCTACAACATGTGGAAGAAGGCGCAGGACGACGGCGCCCTCACGCCGCTGGGCGAGAAGCTCGGGCCCGACGTGCTGAAGATCATGAAGGCCAACTTCCTGCTCGGCTATGGCGTGGCCGGCATCAGCACGCCCGGCTACGGCAACGAGACGCAGGTCGGCATCAACGAGCACACGCAGCTCGCGGCAAGGCTGGTTCAGCGCCTGCCGGCCTACTGGAAGCAGATCGGCGACAACGCCGGCTCCGCCCCGCGCCAGATCGTGACGGTGACCTCCGGCGTCGATCGCGCGGTCGACAGCGGCAACTTCTTCGTGCAGTCGCTCAAGGCGACTCAGCCTGCGCTGGCACCGCTGCTGACCTATCCGCCGGCACCCGCACCCTACCCCGATAACGGCACTGCAGTGAGCCAGCCTGTGGGCACCAACCGCTTCCTGCTGTACTTCCACAAGCTCGTGAAGGCGACCGACCTGGTGACGAACACCACCGATCCGCTCTATACGACGTACCAGGCCAGCCTGGCCTACCAGAACTACAAGAGCAACGATGCCGACCTGCTCGCCAAGCAGAGCGGCCTGACGGTCACGCCCGAGGCCGCGGCTGCCGGCCGCCTGCTGCTGGAGCGCCTGTTCGCCAAGAGCTTTGTCGACAAGATCGCCAACGGCACGTACAGCTTTTCCAACAGCGGCAGCTTCAGCTACACGAGCGACGACGGCAAGTTCGCGCCCAGCCTGAGCGGCGACGGCAAGACGTCGATCAAGTCGCCCGGCGACGCGGGCGCCCTGCTGTACGAGCTGTATGTGATCGCACCCGCGATGCGCGGCGAGGCCGGCGTCGATTTCACTGCCTACATGCCGGCAGCGCAGGCGAAGTTCTTCGCCGCGCTCAACGACGGCTCCGACTTCTACGACAAGGGCCCCGGCATGACGGAGAAGGGCGATATCACTTCGCGCATGTCGCAGATCCTGGTCGACGACATGTTCAACGAGGTCGATGCGATCGCCAGGGGCGACCGCTCGCACGCGGCCAAGCTGCGCTTCACGCACGCCGAAATCATGATGCCCTTCGCGGTGCGCATGGGCCTGAAGGGCGTGGACCAGAGCGTGCCCAAGGCCTCCAGCTTCAGCTACGACAGCAACACGTGGCGCGGCGAATACGTCTCGCCGATGGCGGCCAACATGCAGTGGGACGTGTTCGCCGACGGCGGCGGAAAGCTGCTCGTGCGCATGCTCTACAACGAGAAGGAAACCGACTTCAAGGCGGCCTGCGACACCGCGAAGGCAGCGGGCACGGCGCACTACTACGACTACACGGGCCTGAAGGCCTGCTACGGGCACGTGGCCCAGTAG
- a CDS encoding LysR family transcriptional regulator: protein MGVHSDGMNFTFKQLEAFLFSAKLQSFSAAAVKLHTTQSAISKRLAELEESLGGPLLHRTSHGLELAQAGRELLPLAEEAQRLWQRIEHDISLDKTLRGTFRVGVTELIAMTWLTRLIQLLQKLHPQVTLEPVVDAGLTLFERLEANKLDLTIMPGIFWGQAFESIKVGQVDQAWIASPRLDIPARALKPHEFADYPVIEQPAGASKNRFYEAWRAEHGFRFGKVMLTNSTTVLRELTISGFGISQQALDYVRPDIKSGLLRVVKSDPMPPPLVYSAVYRRDNSSPALARIVELAVKTCDFTLRASQHDVAPARPPRGSGATLRQRSLRQGVKTPARKTRK, encoded by the coding sequence ATGGGCGTACATTCCGATGGCATGAACTTCACTTTCAAGCAGCTGGAGGCCTTCCTCTTCAGCGCCAAGCTCCAGAGCTTCAGTGCCGCGGCGGTGAAGCTGCACACCACGCAGTCGGCCATCTCCAAGCGCTTGGCGGAACTGGAGGAATCGCTCGGCGGCCCCCTGCTGCATCGCACCTCCCACGGCCTGGAGCTGGCCCAGGCCGGCCGGGAACTGCTGCCGCTCGCGGAAGAAGCGCAACGGCTCTGGCAGCGCATCGAGCACGACATCAGCCTCGACAAGACGCTGCGCGGCACCTTCCGGGTGGGCGTGACGGAGCTGATCGCGATGACCTGGCTCACGCGCCTGATCCAGCTGCTGCAGAAGCTGCACCCTCAGGTAACGCTGGAGCCCGTGGTGGACGCGGGGCTCACGCTCTTCGAGCGCCTCGAAGCCAACAAGCTCGACCTGACCATCATGCCCGGCATCTTCTGGGGACAGGCTTTCGAATCGATCAAGGTGGGGCAAGTCGACCAGGCCTGGATCGCAAGCCCGCGGCTCGACATTCCCGCGCGGGCACTGAAGCCGCACGAGTTTGCCGACTACCCCGTGATCGAGCAGCCCGCCGGCGCCTCGAAGAACAGGTTCTACGAAGCCTGGCGCGCGGAGCACGGCTTCCGCTTCGGCAAGGTCATGCTGACGAACAGCACGACCGTCTTGCGCGAACTGACGATCAGCGGCTTCGGCATCAGCCAGCAGGCGCTCGACTATGTGCGCCCGGACATCAAGAGTGGCCTGCTGCGCGTGGTGAAGAGCGACCCCATGCCGCCGCCGCTGGTCTACAGCGCGGTCTACCGGCGCGACAACTCCAGCCCCGCGCTGGCGCGCATCGTCGAGCTGGCCGTGAAGACCTGCGATTTCACCTTGCGGGCGAGCCAGCACGACGTGGCCCCGGCGCGCCCACCACGGGGCTCGGGTGCGACGCTGAGGCAGCGCTCGCTGCGCCAGGGCGTGAAGACACCCGCCAGGAAGACCAGGAAATAG
- a CDS encoding pyridoxal phosphate-dependent aminotransferase: MLHIAPRLNRIKPSPSSMAGQRARELRAMGRDILGLTAGEPDFETPGHIKEAAIRAMADGQTRYTDVGGTPVLKEAIAGKFLNENGLAYTPGEIIVGTGAKQVIFNALMCTVAAGDEVIVPAPYWVSYPDIALLAGGVPVFVDCPAASGFKLQPADLERAITGKTRWLMLNSPNNPSGATYTRAELQALAEVLRRHPQVWVLTDDIYEHLIYGDVEFATMAQIAPDLKDRTLTVNGVSKAYAMTGWRIGYGAGPSALVKAMVKLQSQSTSGPNSIAQAAAVAALTGPQDTIASNQREYEKRRDMVVASLNAIDGIHCAAPDGAFYIFASCSALFGLRTRTGVAIESSDDWVMHLLDSQDLAALQGSAYGVPTHFRISFAASTEQLLEGCRRIARARDELTGQAINQELQ, from the coding sequence ATGCTTCACATCGCACCACGCCTGAATCGAATCAAACCATCTCCCAGTTCCATGGCCGGCCAGAGGGCGCGCGAGCTGCGCGCGATGGGCCGGGACATCCTCGGCCTGACCGCGGGCGAGCCCGACTTCGAGACACCCGGGCACATCAAGGAAGCGGCAATCCGAGCAATGGCCGACGGCCAGACCCGCTACACGGACGTGGGCGGCACGCCGGTGCTGAAGGAAGCCATTGCCGGCAAGTTCCTGAACGAGAACGGGCTGGCCTACACACCGGGCGAGATCATCGTGGGCACCGGCGCCAAGCAGGTGATCTTCAACGCGCTCATGTGCACGGTCGCAGCGGGTGACGAGGTCATCGTGCCGGCCCCCTACTGGGTGTCTTACCCGGACATCGCCCTGCTGGCCGGTGGCGTTCCGGTTTTCGTCGACTGTCCGGCGGCATCGGGCTTCAAGCTGCAGCCTGCCGATCTCGAACGCGCCATCACCGGCAAGACGCGCTGGCTGATGCTGAACTCGCCGAACAACCCGAGCGGGGCGACCTACACGCGTGCCGAGCTCCAGGCACTGGCCGAGGTGCTCCGTCGCCACCCCCAGGTCTGGGTGCTGACCGACGACATCTACGAGCACCTGATCTATGGCGACGTCGAGTTCGCCACCATGGCCCAGATAGCGCCCGACCTCAAGGACCGCACGCTGACGGTGAACGGTGTTTCCAAGGCCTACGCGATGACGGGCTGGCGCATCGGCTATGGCGCGGGGCCTTCTGCGCTGGTCAAGGCGATGGTCAAGCTCCAGTCGCAGAGCACCTCCGGGCCGAACTCGATCGCACAGGCTGCGGCCGTCGCCGCGCTCACAGGGCCGCAGGACACCATTGCCTCGAACCAGCGCGAATACGAGAAGCGGCGCGACATGGTGGTTGCCTCGCTCAATGCCATCGACGGCATCCATTGCGCAGCGCCCGACGGTGCGTTCTACATCTTCGCGTCATGCAGCGCGCTGTTCGGTCTTCGCACGCGCACGGGCGTTGCAATCGAAAGCAGCGACGACTGGGTAATGCACCTGCTCGATTCGCAGGACCTGGCGGCGCTGCAAGGCAGTGCCTACGGCGTGCCGACACATTTCCGCATTTCGTTCGCCGCCAGCACAGAGCAGCTGCTGGAAGGTTGCCGCCGCATTGCGCGAGCGCGCGACGAACTCACGGGCCAAGCCATCAACCAGGAACTGCAATGA
- a CDS encoding Bug family tripartite tricarboxylate transporter substrate binding protein has translation MKLQPLLKLLPALAAGTVWLGATHAWAADAFPSKPVKILVGFSPGGSNDVVARLIAPKLAEGLGQQVLVENRPGAGGNIAASAMLGAPADGHTLLMCTTGTLSIQPYILKSMPFDPEKDIAPVTQVVNAPYMLLVNSTLPVKSVKELVAYAKQKPGEINFASSGTGTGGHLAGEMLKSRAGIDIVHVAYKGTGQAMTDLIAGQVSMIFDQPVSSMQYARAGKLRALAVASPRRLAAFPDIPTVTEAGVPDFDPVTWAGICAAKNTPPAVVERIQREVAKVLAMPEISKRLAADGLEPVGSTPEQFRTFLAADKRKWGRVVKDADVKAE, from the coding sequence ATGAAACTCCAACCTCTTCTGAAGCTGCTGCCGGCCCTTGCCGCGGGCACCGTCTGGCTTGGCGCCACCCATGCGTGGGCTGCAGATGCCTTTCCCTCGAAACCGGTGAAGATCCTCGTGGGGTTTTCGCCCGGCGGCTCCAACGACGTCGTGGCACGCCTGATCGCGCCGAAGCTGGCGGAAGGGCTCGGGCAGCAGGTTCTGGTCGAGAACCGTCCCGGCGCCGGCGGCAACATCGCGGCATCGGCCATGCTCGGCGCGCCCGCGGACGGGCACACGCTGCTGATGTGCACCACGGGAACGCTGTCGATCCAGCCGTACATCCTGAAGAGCATGCCCTTCGATCCCGAGAAGGACATCGCACCGGTCACGCAAGTCGTCAACGCGCCCTACATGCTGCTGGTCAATTCGACCCTGCCGGTGAAGAGCGTCAAGGAGCTCGTTGCATACGCCAAGCAGAAGCCCGGCGAGATCAACTTCGCTTCCTCGGGCACGGGCACCGGCGGGCATCTTGCGGGCGAGATGCTGAAGAGCCGAGCGGGCATCGACATCGTTCACGTGGCCTACAAAGGCACTGGCCAGGCCATGACGGACCTCATTGCAGGCCAGGTCTCGATGATCTTCGACCAGCCCGTCAGCTCGATGCAGTACGCACGCGCGGGCAAGCTCCGCGCGCTGGCTGTGGCCAGCCCGCGCCGGCTGGCGGCCTTCCCCGACATTCCGACCGTGACGGAAGCCGGCGTTCCCGACTTCGATCCCGTGACCTGGGCAGGCATCTGCGCAGCGAAGAACACGCCCCCGGCCGTCGTCGAACGCATACAGCGCGAAGTTGCCAAGGTGCTGGCGATGCCCGAGATCTCCAAGCGGCTCGCCGCCGACGGCCTGGAGCCTGTAGGGAGCACCCCCGAGCAGTTCCGCACCTTCCTGGCTGCCGACAAGCGCAAGTGGGGCCGCGTGGTGAAAGACGCCGACGTCAAGGCTGAATGA
- a CDS encoding RraA family protein, protein MNQLPDIVRNFERVPSDLVRRAAAFQPAILADVAGRRGALHGRIQALRHRMKLVGNALTVEVRPGDNLMIHAAIALAKPGDVLVIDGKGDQSAALMGTIMMNACRQVGIAGVVIDGAVRDSVEIDEMDFPVFSVGTNPNGPTKLASGRIGHPVSVGGVAVRAGDLVVADADGVVVVERERVEALLQAAKQKVEDEAARIEAIKKGDTAAKWLDSALRKAGVLKENETL, encoded by the coding sequence ATGAACCAGCTACCTGACATCGTGCGCAACTTCGAGCGCGTTCCCTCCGATCTGGTCCGGCGGGCTGCGGCGTTCCAGCCTGCCATCCTTGCCGACGTGGCGGGCCGCCGGGGCGCCCTGCACGGCCGCATCCAGGCCTTGCGCCACCGGATGAAGCTCGTCGGCAATGCGCTCACGGTCGAAGTGCGGCCGGGCGACAACCTGATGATCCACGCCGCCATTGCGCTGGCAAAGCCCGGCGACGTGCTGGTGATCGACGGCAAGGGCGACCAGAGCGCCGCCCTGATGGGCACGATCATGATGAACGCCTGCAGACAGGTCGGTATCGCCGGCGTGGTGATCGACGGCGCGGTGCGCGACAGCGTCGAGATCGACGAAATGGACTTTCCCGTCTTCTCGGTCGGCACCAATCCCAACGGCCCGACGAAGCTGGCCTCGGGGCGCATCGGGCATCCGGTGTCCGTGGGCGGCGTGGCCGTGCGTGCAGGCGACCTGGTCGTGGCCGATGCGGACGGCGTGGTGGTGGTCGAGCGGGAAAGAGTCGAGGCGCTTCTTCAGGCCGCAAAGCAGAAGGTCGAGGACGAAGCCGCGCGCATCGAGGCCATCAAGAAGGGCGATACGGCGGCCAAGTGGCTGGACTCCGCCTTGCGCAAGGCGGGCGTGCTCAAGGAAAACGAGACGCTGTAG
- a CDS encoding SGNH/GDSL hydrolase family protein, whose protein sequence is MPDFTRIPSWRSTRSRTIAIVLGTALATACSQSHVAPSEDHAKGPVTSLASRSGDRHGDLHPGLADASVAAAAKTNAACSVELYGDSILHGGYLGDKRLDEAPAAAIRRMRPRYHVVDRSVNGETASARSAAFANEARSGRIVVIEHGLNDAMQNLPLESALRSMVSTARAEGRDVVLTGLSQTLAGADVRARGDATVRRVTADLAVPFADWGSVPMRRGEMADILHPSQAYSTRLVERLIKVLDNLAPECA, encoded by the coding sequence GTGCCTGATTTCACTCGTATTCCATCGTGGCGATCCACCCGGTCCAGAACGATTGCCATCGTCCTGGGCACGGCGCTGGCCACCGCCTGCTCGCAATCCCACGTGGCGCCTTCGGAGGATCACGCCAAGGGGCCCGTGACTTCGCTTGCAAGCCGCTCGGGTGATCGGCATGGAGATCTCCATCCGGGCCTCGCGGACGCTTCCGTCGCTGCTGCCGCGAAGACGAACGCTGCCTGCAGCGTCGAGCTCTACGGCGACTCCATCCTTCATGGCGGTTACCTGGGCGACAAGCGGCTCGATGAGGCTCCGGCGGCCGCAATCCGTCGGATGCGTCCTCGATACCATGTGGTAGACCGCTCCGTGAACGGAGAAACAGCCAGCGCGCGATCGGCGGCTTTCGCGAACGAGGCACGCTCGGGCCGCATCGTGGTCATCGAGCACGGGCTCAATGACGCCATGCAGAACTTGCCGCTGGAGTCGGCCTTGCGTTCCATGGTCTCGACGGCCAGGGCAGAGGGCCGCGATGTGGTCTTGACGGGCTTGTCGCAGACGCTTGCCGGCGCCGACGTGCGCGCACGAGGCGACGCGACGGTGCGACGCGTGACAGCGGATCTCGCGGTGCCGTTCGCCGACTGGGGCAGCGTGCCGATGCGTCGCGGCGAGATGGCGGACATTCTTCATCCGTCCCAAGCCTATTCAACTCGACTCGTTGAGCGCTTGATCAAAGTGCTGGACAACCTTGCCCCCGAATGTGCTTGA
- a CDS encoding SphA family protein — translation MVKKCVQSRGSLLAAAVSLAVTTGVAAQTPSVSQPAGLNLGATSFYDGFTGSPGWTWLSWLRYSSANAIKDNNGKSVPAFSNPKITSYVWANQIAYLSDTSFAGWRPGFTAILPTVALNSSFGPGQSLTNGGTGLGDITVGAFMQADPVLASDGRPLFVQRFSLDAILPTGKYDQRTDINQGAGFASINPYWAATLFPAERWEVSWRLYYLYNFRNNKPASSNPQQSFNGAPLASTQAGQAAWLNFAASYAITPSFSLGINGYYFQQVSDSKANGTTLPNSKERVLGIGPGMMWRIDRDTALWINAYHETMVRGRTSAPLTAQVRLAIKF, via the coding sequence ATGGTGAAGAAGTGTGTGCAGTCTCGCGGCTCCCTGCTCGCGGCGGCTGTGTCATTGGCGGTGACTACAGGCGTCGCGGCGCAGACGCCCAGCGTGAGCCAGCCGGCAGGACTCAACCTTGGAGCGACCAGCTTCTACGACGGCTTCACGGGGTCGCCTGGCTGGACCTGGCTGAGCTGGTTGAGGTACTCCTCTGCCAACGCCATCAAAGACAACAATGGCAAGAGCGTGCCGGCCTTCAGCAATCCGAAGATCACCAGCTATGTCTGGGCAAACCAGATCGCCTATTTGTCTGACACGAGCTTCGCCGGCTGGCGGCCGGGTTTCACCGCGATCCTGCCGACCGTTGCCCTGAACAGCAGCTTTGGTCCAGGGCAGTCATTGACGAACGGTGGAACCGGTCTGGGCGACATCACCGTGGGCGCCTTCATGCAGGCGGATCCAGTGCTCGCATCGGATGGCCGACCGCTCTTCGTGCAGCGCTTCTCGCTGGATGCAATCTTGCCCACAGGCAAGTACGACCAGCGAACGGACATCAATCAAGGCGCGGGCTTCGCGTCCATCAATCCTTACTGGGCAGCGACCTTGTTCCCGGCAGAGCGTTGGGAAGTCAGCTGGAGGCTCTACTACCTCTACAACTTCAGGAACAACAAGCCCGCCTCAAGCAACCCGCAGCAGTCGTTCAACGGTGCTCCGCTGGCGAGCACGCAAGCAGGGCAGGCAGCGTGGCTGAATTTTGCGGCGTCCTATGCGATCACGCCCTCATTCAGCCTTGGCATCAATGGCTACTACTTCCAGCAGGTCTCGGACAGCAAGGCGAACGGAACGACGCTGCCAAATTCCAAGGAGCGCGTGCTGGGCATCGGACCGGGGATGATGTGGCGCATCGACCGCGATACCGCGCTGTGGATCAACGCATATCACGAGACGATGGTTCGGGGCCGCACCAGCGCACCTCTCACGGCGCAGGTAAGGCTCGCGATCAAGTTCTAG